The Oscillatoria acuminata PCC 6304 genomic interval CGATTTATCACCCCCTTGGAAACCCTGCAACGACAGTATGGGAAGCAAGTCGAATTAGTCATCCAGGGAAAAGATAGGCGGGTCGATCAACCGATTTTAGAACAATTACAAACCCCCTTAACCCACCTGTTTCGCAATGCCTTCGATCATGGGATCGAGTTACCCACGGAACGCAAAGCACTGGGTAAGTCACCCACTGCTAAAATCACCTTTTCTGCCACCGTTGAAGGGTCGCAACTGGTGATTACTGTGGAAGATGATGGACGAGGGATTGATCCCCAGAAGGTTTACAAGCGTGCCTTAGCAATGGGATTAATTGACCCGGAACAGGGGTTTTCTAAAACTCTATCCCCGGAGAATTCCAACCCCAGTGAGATTTTACAATTTCTGTTCACTCCAGGATTTTCTACCGCCTCGAAAGTGACAGATTTATCCGGACGTGGAGTGGGGTTAGATATCGTTCAACATCAAGTGGCGCGACTACGCGGCACCTTGCAAGTCGAGACAGTATTGGGACAGGGTACTAAGTTTACCATTGCTGTTCCCTTGACCTTGAGCCGGTTGTCCGTTTATTTGTGCCAATGTCAGGACCACACTCTGGCAATTCCCGCAGATCAGACGATCGCTGTGGTGGAGTTATCCGAGGCAGAAATCAAATCCGGTGAAATTGGCGATCGCCATCAGGAAATTCCCGGACAAACGGAACCCTTGCCCATCTTTAGATTATGGGATCTGCTTCCCTACGGATCCCAGGTCCGGGAAGCAGTTGGTGCCGTGAATCCGCCCTCGGTTTGTCTGATTCTGCGGGTGAAGGGTCAAAGGGTGGCGATCGCTGTGGATGCGGTGCTCGAAGAACGTCCCGTCATGCTCAAACCCCTGGATCTGACTGTCCCCGTTCCTCCCTACGTTGCCGGTTGTACAGTCCTAGGAAGCGGTGAAGTAGTGCCGGTCCTCGCCCCGCATCACTTTCCCCCCTTACTGTTTCCCCATTCCCCCCTCAGACGAGTCGCCGATGTCTCACAGGATACAGTGGTGAGTTCCGATGCTTCTGCTCCTCATCTATTAATTGTGGATGATTCCCTCACCCTCCGCCGGATCTTGCAGGATGTCTTCGAGAGTGCCGGATTTGTCACCACACTCTGTACTGATGGACGGGAGGCATTAACTCAACTAGCGCGATCGCCCCAGGGACAATTCCACCTGATCCTCTCCGATGTGGAAATGCCCCATTTAGATGGTTTAGGACTACTCCTGACGGTGCGATCTGACCCCCAATGGCACGACTTGCCGATGGTGATGCTCTCCTCCCGCGCCAGTCCAGAGGATATTGACAAAGGCATGGAATTAGGAGCAACTGCCTATTTTAGTAAACCTTTCAATCGGGCGATGTTAGTTGCTGCTATTCGCCAGATCCTTGTCCCGGGTAAGGGATGAGGGGCATTGGGGGGCTTACAAGAGTAGGTTTTTTACGCTTAACTCCACCTCCGGTCCCCTCCCCTTAGCAAGGGTAGGGTTAGGGTGGGGTTCTTCTGACGTGGCGCGATCGCCCCTTGCGCGTCACTCATGACAGGCGATCGCCCCTGTATGGAGCCGGGTGCCAACCTCTTTCTTCGTGAGGAGGCGATCGCCTCCAAGAGGACCCCACCCTAACCCGGACCTTGGCAAGGGGAGGGGACCGGAGGGTGCAATTAAATGTGAGGCAAATCCCCCTGAACATAAAAAACCTACTCTTGTAAGTTGGGGAGTTTGGGGGGAGGAATATCCTTTTTAACTTGGACTAAGCCTATAGATAGAGATTCTAAGTGGAAATATTATGTCTAATGATATATGTAAAAACTAATAGAAAATGTTAGATATACCTCAAGTTATAGAAAGCTAATTTTTTTCGATTAAGGTACTCCTTAAGATATATGACTTAGGTTCCTAGCGTGTTTTACTCTGGGGAGAGAAAGGGACCGATTTTAACCCTCTCATCAGGCTACATGAGAATGAATTAAGGGGGGAAGACAATCTTTAAGAGAACTTTACATAAAACATCTGGAATTAACTCCAGCCGATGATAAACTTGGGATAAATCAGCTATTCTTCGGACTGATTGAATTCTAGTCGAAGCGACCGCAAAATAGTCCCGATAAAATTTGTAACCGTTTTCAGGGGAACTCGACTGAGACTCATCAAACGGTCTTTAGAATCAGGAACGTTTGGCGATGGCCACTGAATTCAGTAATCCAAGAGTCCTGAAATCCAGTTCATCTTCTAAGGGTGAACTGGAGTCATTATAAAGATTGAGAAGATTGGGCATTGAACTCTAGCAGAAACATAAAAATTTCAGCTTTAGGGAATCCCAGAACCTTTAAAAAATCCTGGGATGCCATTTCAGGGGATTGATAAACTCCGTTTAAACCGGGCGATTAATGCAATCGCCAAATGCACTGTAAATTTATGTCGTATCTATCAAGGTAAACTCATGAGAAATCCTGTTATCGCCATTGGACTTGATGCTGGGGACCCGAATCTGCTGGAAAAATGGATGGCGCAAGGGCATTTAAAAAACTTAAAAAGTTTGCGCGATCGCGGAGCCTACGGACGACTTAAAACCTTTGATTATTATCGAGCCGAAACCCCTTGGACCACATTTTTAACTGGAGCTTCTCCGGAAAAAACCGGCTATTGGGCACCTGTGAAACTCAGAGAAGGGAGCTATGATGTCGATGCAATAGAAGCCTACAATTTTGCCGAATATCAACCTTTTTATGCCCTAGGGGATGATTATCGAGCGGCTATCTTTGATATGCCCCAAGCTCCTTTAAGCGATCGCGTCAATGGAGTCCAAGGATTAGCCTGGGGCGCGCATTCCCCCCAAACCCCTACCCATTCCAAACCGGAAGCATTTCTCTCAGACATCATTGCCAAACATGGGGAACATCCCGCATTACATAAAGATTTTGCCAGTATCTTAGATATTCCTGCCCTCCAGGAACTTCAGAAAAAATTAGAAACTGGAATTGAGCGGCGCGGTCAGATTTGCAAAGATTTACTCCAACAAGATAACTGGGATTTTTTCTTAACCATTTTTGGAGAAACCCACTCTGCCGGACATTATTTTTGGCACTTAAGTCAACCGGATCATCCCCTGTATCCCCTAGTGGGGAATCGCTATCCGGGAGACCCGTTGTTAGAGATTTTTGAAGCTATTGATACAGCCATTGGCGAAATTTTAACCGCTGCGCCTGACAATGCCAATGTTGTCGTCTTTGCGGCACATGGCATGGACTTTAACAACATGGACTTGCCGAGTATGGTGTTTTTGCCCGAGTTTCTCTATCGGTGGAATTTCCCCGGAAAAGTGGGATTAGCTGAGGGGAAAATGGGTCAAACGCCGGGGGGACCGCTCGTCGGAGAACGGGCAAAACGGGGCTTTATGGGAACCCTCTGGAGTCTCAAAGGCGATCGCAATCCGTTGCGAGGATTTTTGCGGCGAACCCTCCCCACAAAAATCTTTAGCCGGATTGAACCCCTGTTTGGTTCCGAACCTGAACCGGACTTGATTTCTCCCTTTGAAATGCAGAAAAAAGGCGATCGCTTATTCTTCCAAACCCCCTGCTGGTATCAACCCGCATGGCCCCGCATGAAAGCCTTTGCCCTCCCGAGTTTCTCCGAAGGATATATCCGGATTAACTTAAAAGGACGGGAACCCAATGGAATCGTTGACCCCTCGGAATACGATGCCGTTTGTCAGGAAATTACCGAAAAATTGTATCAACTCAAAGATTCCCGCACCGGGGAAACAATGGTACAAAAAGTAGTTCGGACTCGCCAGACTGCCACCGATTCCGACCCCAAACTACCCGATGCCGACTTAGTGATTATCTGGCAGGATAAATGCGCCAGTGATACCGTAGAAAGTCCCGAAATTGGCCGGATTGGACCCATTCCATTTAATCGTACCGGCAGTCATCGGTCCGATGGCTTTTTAGCCCTCGCAGGGCCAGATATTCAACCCGGTTCTACCTTACCTTTCGGCCATTCCTTAGATTTAGCCCCCACGTTGTTAGCCCTATTAGAGGCACCCATTCCGACCGATTGCGAAGGAAAACCACTGATTAATCAACCCGCAGTGGTGCGCTAAAAAACTCGCCTTTAAACCTCCTAGGTAATGGCCTCGTTTCATCTCTTGGACTCCCCTAGCACCGGCAAAATTTGTCTGAATAGAGCCTCAGTTTAACAAGGCTAGGGGAGTCATCTGTGGGGGAACTAAGCTCAGTCTAACATCCAGCTTAGGTTTACCCCCCTCTACCCACGTTAAGCCCCCAATATTAACTTGGATTTTGGCTTAAAATTTTCGTAATAAAAGGAGTTGTGAGGGTGCAAATTAACGGAATAAATTCTATAAATCTAGGCCACTCTAGCGTAGAAAATCAACGACTAAAAATCCCGCTGACTGCTTAATCTAGTCCTTTTGTAAGAGACGTAAAAAACATGATAAATTTGTATAGGTTAGGGATGTATCTTAAAATGCTCCATCCGGCCTATTTGTTTCCCAGACGGATAAATTGAAAAAACTTTCGTTGTTAATTAGGGGTGAGAAACCATGCCATTAGTTTCTGTTGTTGTTCCGGCTTACAATGTTTCAAAAACGATTCGCGATACCCTCGATTCGATTTTAAAACAAACTTTTTCTGATTTTGAACTGATTATTATTAATGATGGCTCTACCGATAATACATTACAGGTTATCGAAGGAGTCCGAGACCCGAGACTTCAAGTCTTTTCTTATGAAAATGGCGGACTCCCTGAAGCGCGAAATCGGGGAATTGCTCGCGCAACAGGAGAGTTTATTACCTTTATTGATGCAGATGATTTGTGGACGCCAGATAAATTAGAGCGCCAGGTTGCTGCATTACAACAAAATCCGGAAGCAGGACTCGCTTATAGCTGGACCTGTTTTATGGATAGCGAAGGTAAATCCTTTAGTAAAGATTTTCCCTGCTATATTGAGGGGAATGTTTACCCCCGATTATTAGTCGGTAATTTCATTACCTCGGGGTCAAATGTGATGCTGCGGGCATCGGCAATTGAATCGGTAGGACTATTCGATCGCACCCTGAAATCCATCGAAGATTGGGAATATTGGTTACGGGTTGCAGCGAAATGGCCGTTTGTAGTCGTTCCCCAGTATCAAATCCTGTATCGACAATCGGCGACATCAATGGCCTCTAAAATTGATGTCATGGAAAAATATAGCCTCCTAGTCATCGATCGCGCCTTTGCCAACGCACCCGCAGAACTACAAGGACTGAAAAAACACAGTTTAGCCAATACCTATCAATATTTGGCCCGGATCTGCGTCACCCATACCCCAGATGCCGAAAAACTCAAAACCGGATGGGAAAATTTGCAAAAAGCGATTCGCTTGCACCCGCAAATCTTATTAGACAAAAAAGTTCAACGGCTGTTAGGAAAGTGGATGTTACTGCGGATGGGTTCTCCAGATGTTTCTCAGTATTGTCTGGAAAAATTTGGGAAAATGAATCCAAAAAACGACCCCCGTCGAAATAATCTGAATCAAGAAAAAGCCGAGACAAATATTTTGGAGGTTGACAATCAAATTCAAAACTTTCTAAATCAAGGGGTTTTGTAATCTCTAGTTCGAGGGTTTCTGCATCACTTAGAAAGGTTCTCCCACAAGACAACTTACGCAATTTTTAACATTAAATGGTTAAATGTAGAGGCGATTCGCTTTCTCGCCTCTACATTTAACCTTAAATTTTTTGACCTGGGCTGAAATGCTACAACAACAGGATGTTCAGAAATTTAAGGAAATATCCAGAATGTTAGGACGCTTGTTCAGGTTATTGTAATCATAATCAGTCCAGCCACCTTGCAGACTTCATCACTCATTCAGGCATTGCGTTAGCCCTTTAACCTCTCTGCTGATTTGATGTTCGGCTTATTTTAGCGAGTAGGTGCAGGATTCGAGGGCGATCGCCTAGATTTAGGTTTTAAAAAATTCAAAAGTGCCAAACTAGAAGTAACGATTCGGGAACATTTCAGGAGGTTGAGGCTATGACGATCGCCGCTGAACTTCGCTCTCTCAGCGTGTGGGATTATCACCGCATGGTAGAAGTAGGAATTTTGGCAGCTTCGGAGCGGGTGGAATTGATTGAGGGGCAACTTTACACAATGGCAGCGCATAGGACAGCGCATAGTGCGGCAGTTACCCGAATTGATCGGGCTTTGTCGCGACGGTTGAGGGGGCGGGCGCTGCTGCGGTTTCAAGACCCCGTGCAGTTGAGCGATTTTTCTGAACCTGAGCCGGATATTGCGATCGCCCACATTGACCCATTGGACTATGAAGATCATCACCCCACACCAACAGAAATCTTTTGGTTAATAGAGGTCGCCGATAGCACCCTGCGGCGAGACAGAGATCTAAAAGTTCCAGTCTATGGCCGCTCTGGCATTCAAGAGTATTGGATTTTGGATGTGCAGGAACGATGCCTGTATGTGTTTCGAGAACCAAGGCAAGACGGCTATCGCTCGGAACAAAAGCTATCCGAGCAAGATGCGATCGCTCCGCTTGCGTTTCCTGATTGCATCATTTTAGTGGGAGAGTTTTTGCGATCGGCCACTCAAGAATAAACAGGCTGACTCTTGATGAAGCACTCAACAATACTCGATAGGTGCTGGAACTAACGGGAAACAGCAAAGCTGTACCGTCGGCTTGCCAATTCCTAACCGTTAGAGAGAAGATGCCTAAGAAAATTAGAGAATTGAAGGCCATACTGGGTAAAGCAGGTTTTGAATGTGTCCGAATTCGAGGAAGTCATGAGCGATGGATGCATCCAGATGTACCAGAATTGCCCATTACCCTAGCCGGAAAAGATAGTCAGGATGCTAAACCCTATTTAGAAAAGTTAGTCAAGGATGCTTTGCAACAGCTAGAAGCTCAGGAGTCGGATGATGAACCAACTTAAGTATCGGGTTAATATTGTTTGGTCTGAAGTAGATGGAGCTTATCTGGTAGAATTGCCGGAATTTGCTACAGAAATTCAGCGCTATTTTACCGATGGAGAGACTTATGAGGAAGCCCTCAAAAATGCTCAGGAGGTGCTGGAATTGCTGATTGAAAGTTATGGAGCAGAGAATAGACCTTTACCCCAACCACAAATTTTAGAGGTAGTATGAGAAAATGAACCATCAATTCTGTAGTTGATTTTCAGGGCAGCAATGATGAAACTTTTAGATGGGGTGGCCTTAACCGAAAATTTACGTGATTCTAAGGAGATTAACGCATAAAAATTTCTGATATTTTTAGTTAGTAAAACCCTTAAAACCGGGAGAATTTATGTTAATCAAAAAATGCCGTTTAACAAATTATTTGTCGCTGTTAACAGATTAGTGTCGTCGAAGGCTGATTTTAACAAACTAATGTCGTCGAGACTCAAAAATCAATCGTTAACCAATTAATGTAGTTGAGCCATCAATCAGGTTATCGATGCTTCTTCCACAGTTTCGACCGTTATCTGATTTCTGATTCCCCAGTTGCCGCACAGCTTACAAGAAATGAGATCTAATTTGTTAAAACTACAAAAGACGACATTTAATTTGTTAAACTTAGTTTGGGATCGCTCTTCGGGTAAAAATAGTCTAACCCTTTATGCACAGGGGGATTCCGGCTATAAACTTCGGCGACATTAATGTGTTAAGACGACATTTAATTTGTTAAATGACAACAGTAGAAGGTTTTTTAAAAAATGAGCATTACAGGTTCCTGTTTATGTGGTGAAGTTCAATTTGAAATCATTGGTGATTTTGAAAGTTTCTATCTTTGTCACTGCAAACATTGTCAAAAAGACACGGGTTCAGCACATTCATCCAATTTGTTTTCTTCTTCGGCACAACTTATTTGGCATTCAGGCCACGATAAAATTAAGATATACCAACTCCCTTCAACTCAACACATTAAGAGTTTTTGTTCTAACTGTGGCTCGGCGTTGCCAAATCTTCAAATGAATGATTCGTTGCTTGTCGTGCCAGCCGGGAGCCTCGACCGAGAACTATCATTAATGCCTAACGCTCACATTTTTTCTGATAGTCGGGCAAATTGGGATCGAAATCTTGACCGTATATTTTCCTACGAAAAATTACCCCATTAATGTCGTTTAACAAATTATTTGTCGCTGTTAACAGATTAGTGTCGTCGAAGGCTGATTTTAACAAACTAATGTCGTCGAGACTCAAAAATCAATTGTTAACCAATTAATGTAGTTGAGCCATCAATCAGGTTATCGATGCTTTTTCCACAGTTTCGACCGTTATCTGATTTCTGATTCCCCAGTTGCCGCACAGCTTACAAGAAATGAGATCTAATTTGTTAAAACTACAAAAAACGACATTTAATTTGTTAAACTTAGTTTGGGATCGCTCTTCGGGTAAAAATAGTCTAAACCTTTATGCACAGGGGGATTCCGGCTATAAACTTCGGCGACATTAATGTGTTAAGACGACATTTAATTTGTTAAATGATACCAGTCCCGACACTTATGTAGAGGCGCTTCGCGAAGCGCCCCTACAGAGTTTAAACCCCCAGCGGTTGCTGGATTACAGGGACCGATAAATCGAATCGGGCCAGAAGTCAGTGACATCATAGCCCAATTCTTCCAGCAGACTCCGCAATAAGGGTAAACTCAAGCCAATGACATTGGTATGACATCCCTCCAATTTTTCCACGAAGAGTCCGCCTCGGCCATCGATCGCAAAGCAACCGGCACATCGCAGGGGTTCTTCTGTTGCCACATAGTTTTCGATTTGCCGATCGCTAATATTAGCAAAGTGCACCCGGGTCATTTGGCAGCGCACTACATGGCGATCGCTGTGTAAATCAAACAAGGCATGACCTGTATAAAGTTCTCCCACACCCCCCCGCATTTTTTGCCATCGTTGGATCGCTTCGGCGGGGGTTTGCGGTTTGCCATAAATTTCCCCATCCACTTGCAAGACTGAATCGCACCCCAAGACTACAACCGGCGAGGGGTTGTCCGTTTTTTCCAGGGTGACGGTGCGATCGCCCGGATTCCTAAACTTAGCTACCACCGCTTCTGCCTTACATTGCGCCAGGGTATTCACCAGAGTCACCGGGTCCGGTGATGCAACTGTTGATTCATCAAAGTCACTCCGACAGACAATCGGTTCGATTCCCGCACTTTGCAACAGGTGCAAACGCGCCGGAGAAATTGAAGCTAATACAAATGCAGGAATGCCCATAACCTTATTTTTGCTTATTAGTAGAAGACTTAACCCTTTCCCCCCTCCCCTCCTAAAGAAAAGAGTTGGGGGGAGGGAGGTCTATCTTCAGCTTGATGATGTTCACGGATTTAGTAAACCGAAAAACTATCAACCACTGTTTGAAACTGCTCTTTCATTTTTTGCGATCGCGCTTCCGAGGTTGATACATTTAACGTAAAGAGTTTCCCGCGACTAATCGCAACACTGGCAAAATTATGTCGCTCTTGGGTGGGAAGTTTTACTGCATATTCTAACAGATAGTAAGTCTTTGAACCCTTTTCTCGCTGTTCGGCATTAATTAATTCCGCTTCGCGCCCGGATCCCGGTGGTGCGATCGCATTTTTGGAGAGTTTATAACCCACCTCACTCGGCGTCCCCAGTTCGCTTAAAGTTTTCCCATCTTGGACGGGAGAAATCACCACGCTCACATTTTCCCGGGTTTCTATCAAATCGTGATAGACCACATCCGGCCCCTTATTCACCTTCACCGGCACCCATCCATTCGGATACAGGAATTCGTATCCATCCGTACTATCGATATGACTTTTGAGTCCACTGGCTGCGGAAACAGTACAACTGCTGAGGATTAGACTAACTACGACCACCATAATTGTGGCAATTCGTTTGAGCATTACTGCAATCTCCTTCGTTGACGACCGGGATTGCACCAGCACTAATGGCTGAAGCGCCCCCTTACGCTTGCGCGTGCTCTTATTTTCCCATTGCCGGGGCCGATTTTATCTGATAGGGGGTTTATTTTTTTGCGAATGGCACAGGACTAGAGGCGGATTTCCCCAGTTTTAGCAGGAGTCCCCTCAGCGGGTTTGGGAGTGAAAATTCTAAGTTGAAAACAAGTAAAGATACAGCCCTGAAAAATTTATTTCCATTATTCTTTCCATTAGAAGGGTAGCAACTTTTTCTAACAAAACTTCTGCTTATTTTGAAACCCGACCCTAAATGTAGAGGCGATTCGGGAATCGCTTCTACATTTAGGCTTAAACCTGACTATTTGGCCCCAGAAAACCTCTGATGCAGCAACGGTTAAGGAATTCCTGGAAACGACTCAACCCATTTAATTTTGAGGTCGGGAAATGAGTCAACGACCTGAATTTTAAAATCCGGGAACGATTCGACGATCTGCCACTTGCCACAAGCATCGGGAAATGAATTAACCATTTTTACCCGAAGGTCGGGAAATGAGGTAACCATTTGAATCTTTAAGTCTGGAAAACTCTCGACAATTTGCACTTTACCATACAAGGAAATGTCATTGTAGGTACAGTTCGCATCCACCTTGTTTTCAGACCGGGCCGGGGTCGCCGAGAGGATGAGTCCGAGGGTAAAAAGGCTGGCGAATATCAACAAAAACCAACGTTTCATGATTTGGCGATAAAATTAATCGAGGGAAGGGTTTAGGGTGGGATTTTTCTGAAAGACTAGAAATAAACAGAAACAGAATAACTGCACTTGACAATGAGCCAGATCGATCGCACTGAAAAAATAAACCGGGTTGGAGTAATAGGCGGGGGTCAACTGGCCTGGATGATGGCGGATGCGGCGGAGGCACTCGGGATCGACCTCGTGGTTCAGACCCCCAAAAATAGCGACCCCGCAGCGGCCCGAGCTTCTGAGGTGATTTTAGCACCGATTGATGATGCCCAGGCTACGGCGCAACTGGCTGAACGCTGCGATGTGATTACGTTTGAAAATGAGTTTGTGGATTTAACTGCGTTAGGGGAGTTAGAACGACAAGGGGTCCGCTTCCGCCCGAAATTGTCGGTTTTAGCGCCAATTTTGGATAAGTATGAACAGCGGTGTTATTTGCGATCGCTGGGGTTGCCAGTTCCCAAATTTATGGCTTTTGATGGGACTCAACTGCCGCCTACCCGGGACCTGCCTTCGGAAAAGGTGGTCATGAAGGCGCGACGTCATGGCTATGATGGTCAGGGAACGGCTATTTGTGGCAGTCGCCAAACCCTCCTCGCCACCTGGGAACGCTGGGGTCGCCCGGGGGTACTCCTGGAAGAATTTATCCCTTTTGAGCGGGAATTAGCGGTCATGGCGGCGCGAAATCAGGCCGGGGAGGTAGTCTTTTATCCGGTGGTGGAAACTCAGCAGGAAGCGCAAGTTTGCCGTCGGGCGATCGCCCCTGGGGATGTCACCCCGGAGGTGAAGGCTCAAGTGGAGGCGATCGCGCACCGTCTATTATCCGCCCTAGATGTTGTCGGCATCTTCGGCATCGAACTATTTTTAACCCCCCAGGGTCAGGTCCTGGTCAATGAAATTGCCCCCCGGACCCACAACAGCGGCCATTTAACCCTCAATGCCTGCAACACCTCTCAGTTTGAAATGCATCTGAGGGCGGTTTGTGATTTACCTTTACCGAGTCCCACCCTCAACTGTGCCGGTGCCGTGATGGTGAATTTGCTGGGATATGAGGAGTCTGAGGACGACTATGAGGCAAAACAGCAGCAACTCAGGGCAATTCCCGGCGCGCATCTCTATCTCTATTGGTATGGCAAGAACCAATCCCGTCCTGGGCGAAAAATGGGTCATGTAACGGCGATCGTCCAGGGAGTATCCGGAAATGCTTTACAGCAGCAGTGTCAGGAACTCGCCCACCAGATTGAATCCATCTGGTATCCAGGGTAGCAACAACCGACGGGGGTTAAAACCCTAGCCCTGTCAAGGGGGTAAATTTAATGACGAAAAATCGTTATTTTTTGTAGGGGCGCAATGCTTGCGCCCAATTCAGGGCGCAAGCATTGCGCCCCTACAATCTACACACCTTGACAGGGCTAAGATTAAAACCCCCGCCTGTAGAGGCGCTTCGCGAAGCGCCCCTACAGGGGTTTACACCCCATCCCCCCCATCTCCCCCAAATTATTCCCTCGCCCCCCCTTGTCATTTCCCTGAAATAGATTACAATGAAATAGCTGAACTGCAACGTTGGTGACTGCCAATAGTGTTTTATGATCTATGCCTTAATTTATAAGGGAATCGTAGAGTTCTAGTGGCCGTAAACCGGACATTGTATCCGGAAACGTAAAGCTATGAGCCGCGATGCCCACCTGGTTTTTCCAGGTCAGAAGCTGAGGTAAGACGGCGTTGCGGTCAGCCCCTATTTTTTAAGCCCTATCCTATCAGCAGAATCCCGCTTTATCAGCATCAAGGATGCGGGATGCCCGGATGAAGGATAAACAGTTACGGTTGGTCCCGGTGGTGAAGAGTATGACCCGTGACCCTGTACAGTTGACCAAATCTGAAAAAGCACTTAACATCACGAATAACTAATTTTTTAGACTGTCTTCGGTTTAGCCGGTGGGTGATAACCCTGGGTCAGTCTGAAAATTAGCACCGGAGATTGTCGTCTGCGGTGAATTGATCGGACTGATGCCAAGAAAGCCTATTTAACTCTAAAGGTTGAGGTGATCTGAGAATCGCCCCTACCCAATAGACACAGAAGGGGTCAGTCCGGTTGAGCAAGGGAGCAAACAGCCCCTAAAAATGTCCATCTCTTCATCATCCTGAATTCAGAGTCTTGATTTAGTATGATGAGGAGAATTAAACCATTAAACGCCCCTAATTACATAATGGCTCGCTACACTGGCTTATTTATCGTTGCAGTTCCCTTGGAAAATTTCCGGCCCTTGCTAGGAGACATTTTAGAGGCTGCGAATTTGAATATTATTTACGAAACCGTGGATTATATTATGGCGCGGGAACAACCGGGAGAAGTGCCATTTACCAGGTTAGTGACTGTGGAAGTGTTAATTAATAGAACGGTTGGGGTGGAAGATGAAGTGCGGATGAATGTGGTAATGAAAAATGAAGAATTGCCCCTGCATTTAGATAACCGTTGTCGGCAAATGTTTAATCTGCTATCGGAGGCGATCGCAGAAAATCGGTATTGGGACCTTTTAGAAACCGCTGCGAGTTAATGGGGGTATCGGGTCCTCATGAGGGACGATGGGAACCGATGTAGCTGAAGGGCGGATGTCGATCAAGTCTGATTTATCCTTGATTGCGCCGCCCTCCCTTTGTCAACCGGGATTTCTGACCTGATCTGGGAATGATGAGTTCAAAGGATTCGGGGCAAACCGATTACTATTAAAGTTATCCCCATGCTGGTTTCCCTGTATGAGCTACTGTTTAAATCCGGAGTGTCAAAAGCCTCAAAACCCAGCAGGCTATAACTTTTGCCATAATTGCGGTGCAAAGCTGCTACTGGGCGATCGCT includes:
- a CDS encoding nucleoside triphosphate pyrophosphatase, yielding MGIPAFVLASISPARLHLLQSAGIEPIVCRSDFDESTVASPDPVTLVNTLAQCKAEAVVAKFRNPGDRTVTLEKTDNPSPVVVLGCDSVLQVDGEIYGKPQTPAEAIQRWQKMRGGVGELYTGHALFDLHSDRHVVRCQMTRVHFANISDRQIENYVATEEPLRCAGCFAIDGRGGLFVEKLEGCHTNVIGLSLPLLRSLLEELGYDVTDFWPDSIYRSL
- a CDS encoding GFA family protein, which produces MSITGSCLCGEVQFEIIGDFESFYLCHCKHCQKDTGSAHSSNLFSSSAQLIWHSGHDKIKIYQLPSTQHIKSFCSNCGSALPNLQMNDSLLVVPAGSLDRELSLMPNAHIFSDSRANWDRNLDRIFSYEKLPH
- the psbP gene encoding photosystem II reaction center PsbP, producing the protein MLKRIATIMVVVVSLILSSCTVSAASGLKSHIDSTDGYEFLYPNGWVPVKVNKGPDVVYHDLIETRENVSVVISPVQDGKTLSELGTPSEVGYKLSKNAIAPPGSGREAELINAEQREKGSKTYYLLEYAVKLPTQERHNFASVAISRGKLFTLNVSTSEARSQKMKEQFQTVVDSFSVY
- a CDS encoding 5-(carboxyamino)imidazole ribonucleotide synthase, with amino-acid sequence MSQIDRTEKINRVGVIGGGQLAWMMADAAEALGIDLVVQTPKNSDPAAARASEVILAPIDDAQATAQLAERCDVITFENEFVDLTALGELERQGVRFRPKLSVLAPILDKYEQRCYLRSLGLPVPKFMAFDGTQLPPTRDLPSEKVVMKARRHGYDGQGTAICGSRQTLLATWERWGRPGVLLEEFIPFERELAVMAARNQAGEVVFYPVVETQQEAQVCRRAIAPGDVTPEVKAQVEAIAHRLLSALDVVGIFGIELFLTPQGQVLVNEIAPRTHNSGHLTLNACNTSQFEMHLRAVCDLPLPSPTLNCAGAVMVNLLGYEESEDDYEAKQQQLRAIPGAHLYLYWYGKNQSRPGRKMGHVTAIVQGVSGNALQQQCQELAHQIESIWYPG